From Patescibacteria group bacterium, a single genomic window includes:
- a CDS encoding DUF3048 domain-containing protein, with protein MNKQMLFWGSLVATVLIAISVGVFFYYIPLQNEVEAASRVAVVSKPKYINEFDGQAVSLKTDIDPQVIAIMIDNQTDARPQLGLAKAKIVYEVPVEGEFTRYMALYDNKQNLAQVGPVRSARTYFLDWLGEYGRGLYMHSGGSPDALNQILQRNIFDANEFSWGSYYWRDAGKSAPHNLYTKSLAWQSLVTLYSTSTDKMRPGSGWKYLTTIGKPTSAQNAVKITYDPSYIVSWQYDVKAMSYVRYINGVQYLDADGSQVRARNILVQYVSVSVLDSEGRKGITTIGTGKGYVLEKGNAIIATWKKKSLTDRTRFYTSQGKEVTLLPGTTWVEVVPSDGKVNLTSGKVKN; from the coding sequence ATGAATAAACAAATGCTTTTTTGGGGATCTTTGGTGGCGACAGTGCTCATCGCGATTTCGGTTGGGGTATTTTTTTATTATATCCCTCTGCAAAACGAGGTAGAGGCCGCGTCCCGCGTTGCGGTCGTGTCCAAACCAAAATACATAAACGAGTTTGACGGTCAAGCTGTGTCTCTTAAAACCGATATTGATCCGCAGGTGATTGCGATTATGATTGATAACCAAACCGACGCGCGGCCGCAACTTGGTTTAGCAAAAGCAAAAATAGTTTATGAGGTTCCGGTTGAAGGCGAGTTTACCAGATACATGGCGCTGTATGATAACAAACAAAACCTGGCGCAAGTGGGACCGGTGCGAAGCGCGCGCACCTACTTCCTTGATTGGCTGGGAGAATATGGGCGGGGATTATATATGCATTCCGGCGGATCACCCGATGCCTTAAATCAAATTTTACAGAGAAATATTTTTGATGCCAACGAATTTTCCTGGGGCAGTTATTATTGGCGTGACGCCGGCAAAAGCGCGCCGCATAATTTATATACAAAAAGTTTGGCCTGGCAATCGCTTGTTACTTTGTACAGCACCTCAACCGACAAAATGCGGCCGGGTAGCGGTTGGAAATATCTAACCACTATCGGTAAGCCGACATCCGCGCAAAATGCAGTTAAAATTACTTATGATCCGAGTTATATCGTCAGCTGGCAATATGATGTGAAGGCAATGAGTTATGTGCGGTATATAAACGGAGTACAGTATCTGGATGCTGATGGTTCGCAGGTGCGCGCCAGAAATATTTTGGTTCAATATGTTTCAGTTAGTGTTTTAGACAGTGAAGGACGAAAAGGCATAACTACAATTGGCACCGGCAAGGGCTATGTGTTGGAAAAAGGCAATGCCATTATTGCTACTTGGAAGAAAAAATCTTTAACTGACCGGACGCGATTTTATACCAGTCAAGGCAAAGAAGTTACCCTTTTACCGGGAACAACCTGGGTGGAAGTAGTGCCCAGTGACGGGAAAGTTAACCTAACGAGCGGTAAAGTCAAGAATTAA
- the nusG gene encoding transcription termination/antitermination protein NusG — MAKQTLNLGKRWYVLHTYSGYEENVKHNLEQRIESFAMQDKIFNVLVPKEKKIKIKNGKRTTVDEKIFPGYILVEMVVTDDSWYVVRNTPNVTGFVGSGTTPTPVDQSEVDNLLKRMSAAEPQHKIDLEINDPVRITDGPFKNFEGKINNVDEERGKIKVLITMFGRETPVELDAMQVKKI, encoded by the coding sequence ATGGCTAAACAGACGTTAAACCTCGGCAAGCGCTGGTATGTGCTTCACACCTACAGCGGCTATGAAGAAAATGTAAAACACAATTTGGAACAGCGTATTGAGTCATTTGCCATGCAGGATAAAATTTTTAATGTTTTGGTTCCAAAAGAAAAAAAGATAAAAATAAAAAATGGTAAGCGGACTACGGTTGACGAAAAAATCTTCCCCGGGTATATTCTGGTGGAGATGGTCGTAACCGATGACTCCTGGTATGTGGTGCGAAATACCCCCAATGTCACCGGCTTCGTCGGTTCCGGCACCACCCCTACTCCGGTTGATCAATCCGAAGTTGACAACTTGCTCAAACGCATGAGTGCGGCCGAACCCCAACACAAAATTGATCTGGAAATTAATGACCCAGTGCGCATTACCGACGGACCATTTAAGAATTTTGAAGGAAAAATTAATAATGTTGACGAAGAACGCGGCAAGATCAAGGTGTTAATCACCATGTTCGGACGCGAAACCCCGGTTGAGTTGGACGCGATGCAAGTTAAAAAAATATAA
- the secE gene encoding preprotein translocase subunit SecE — protein MIEAIKNYFVGSFHEMKKVSWPTKKQTINYSVLVIGLSLGFAVFFSLLDYIFNSGITTLITK, from the coding sequence ATGATAGAGGCAATAAAAAATTACTTTGTCGGTTCATTTCATGAAATGAAAAAGGTGAGCTGGCCGACCAAAAAACAGACCATTAACTACAGTGTTTTGGTTATCGGTTTAAGCTTGGGCTTTGCTGTTTTTTTCAGTTTGCTGGATTATATTTTTAATTCAGGTATAACAACTTTAATTACCAAATAA
- the queA gene encoding tRNA preQ1(34) S-adenosylmethionine ribosyltransferase-isomerase QueA produces MLTSTFDYQLPKEAIAQVPAEPRDSSKLMVVDRKDKTTQDRNFSDIGEYLGTGDLLVWNNTKVFKARLRGQITLDEAADGIDKKIKSTDKIWNSAPVEIFLIRPTENNKVWKVLAKPGKKLRLGMKVVFTEDFFCEVLLGEDDGTFLVQFDDDDMAVRAKANKYGEVPTPPYISVGMGDNLEDKYQTVYASREGSVAAPTAGFHFTPELIEKLEKKGVQFAEVTLHVGLGTFLPVKTEKVEDHKMHSEWVEVTAKNVDLINQAKAEGRRVVAVGTTTVRTLEGIVMLQKNMSGTPPQLKPYSGDINIFITPGFEFKVVDVLITNFHLPKSTLLMLVSAFVGDTQFILNCYQKAINFGYRFYSFGDAMLIK; encoded by the coding sequence ATGCTCACTTCCACATTTGACTACCAATTACCAAAAGAAGCGATTGCCCAAGTGCCGGCTGAACCGAGGGATTCTTCCAAGCTGATGGTGGTTGATAGAAAAGATAAAACAACCCAGGATCGGAATTTTTCTGATATTGGCGAATATCTGGGAACAGGCGATTTGCTGGTTTGGAATAACACCAAGGTCTTTAAAGCGCGTCTGCGCGGACAGATTACGTTGGACGAAGCGGCCGACGGCATTGATAAAAAAATCAAATCAACCGATAAAATTTGGAACTCGGCGCCGGTGGAGATTTTTTTAATCAGGCCCACGGAAAACAACAAGGTCTGGAAAGTGCTGGCCAAGCCGGGGAAAAAATTGCGATTGGGAATGAAGGTTGTTTTCACCGAAGATTTTTTTTGTGAGGTTTTACTGGGGGAAGATGATGGAACTTTTTTAGTGCAGTTTGATGATGACGACATGGCAGTGCGGGCCAAGGCGAACAAATACGGCGAGGTGCCGACGCCGCCGTATATCAGCGTTGGCATGGGTGATAATCTGGAAGACAAGTATCAGACCGTTTACGCTTCGCGCGAGGGTTCGGTGGCCGCGCCTACGGCCGGGTTTCATTTTACGCCGGAGTTGATTGAAAAATTGGAAAAGAAAGGCGTGCAATTTGCCGAGGTGACTTTGCATGTCGGTCTAGGGACATTTTTACCGGTTAAAACCGAAAAAGTTGAAGATCATAAAATGCACAGCGAGTGGGTGGAGGTGACGGCAAAGAACGTTGATTTGATAAATCAAGCCAAAGCGGAGGGCAGACGAGTGGTGGCGGTTGGAACTACGACCGTGCGGACGCTGGAAGGAATTGTGATGCTACAAAAAAATATGAGCGGCACGCCGCCGCAGTTAAAACCTTATTCGGGCGATATAAATATTTTTATCACCCCGGGGTTTGAATTTAAAGTCGTTGATGTTTTGATTACGAATTTCCATTTGCCGAAGTCAACGTTGCTGATGCTGGTGTCGGCTTTTGTTGGTGATACACAGTTTATATTAAATTGTTATCAAAAAGCCATAAATTTTGGCTATAGATTTTATAGTTTTGGCGACGCAATGCTGATAAAATAA
- the mltG gene encoding endolytic transglycosylase MltG yields the protein MSFNKKVTVISVLIILGMAAYGALRVYNKLHPKFTPIPAKPELTITIIPGWNLGQVEDYFIKQGLAKGPFLDKIMVPPAIEISLKRSLPADILTDPDNPPLKVLKDKPWFVSYEGYLAPDTYRVFADASITSTLMKLIKERDSQFTEKMYQDTDDFWRRVYNNKIETPLNVHQLLTMASIIEKEVRDGADRVKVADILWRRYLKGWALQVDSSVHYAVDKSGTVFTTDKERSIDSPWNTYKYPGLPTGPICNPGLSSIMSALYPEPNNFWYFMTDKDGQVHYAKTLDEQNYNVNKYLR from the coding sequence ATGTCTTTTAATAAAAAAGTCACGGTGATTTCGGTCTTGATAATTTTGGGCATGGCCGCCTACGGCGCCCTGCGTGTTTATAATAAATTGCATCCGAAATTTACTCCAATTCCAGCAAAGCCCGAGTTGACTATTACCATTATTCCGGGTTGGAATTTAGGCCAGGTTGAGGATTATTTTATCAAGCAGGGCTTGGCCAAGGGTCCGTTTTTGGACAAAATAATGGTGCCGCCGGCAATTGAAATTTCACTAAAGCGTTCTTTGCCTGCGGATATCTTGACTGATCCGGATAATCCGCCTTTAAAAGTTTTAAAAGACAAGCCATGGTTTGTCAGTTATGAAGGGTATTTGGCGCCGGATACTTACCGGGTTTTTGCGGACGCGTCTATTACCAGCACCCTGATGAAATTAATTAAAGAACGCGATTCGCAATTTACGGAAAAAATGTATCAGGACACGGATGATTTTTGGCGCCGTGTTTATAATAACAAAATCGAGACGCCTTTGAACGTTCACCAGCTTTTGACCATGGCCAGCATAATTGAAAAAGAAGTCAGGGATGGTGCAGACAGGGTGAAAGTGGCGGATATTTTATGGCGCCGATATTTAAAGGGCTGGGCATTGCAGGTTGATTCCAGTGTGCATTACGCGGTTGATAAGAGTGGCACTGTTTTTACCACTGACAAGGAACGAAGCATTGATTCGCCGTGGAATACCTATAAATATCCGGGCTTGCCGACCGGACCGATTTGCAACCCGGGCTTGTCGTCAATTATGTCCGCGCTCTATCCGGAGCCGAATAATTTTTGGTATTTTATGACTGATAAAGACGGGCAGGTGCATTATGCGAAGACGCTTGATGAACAGAATTATAATGTAAATAAGTATTTGCGCTAG
- the rplK gene encoding 50S ribosomal protein L11: MAKKLLTQIKLQIPGGAANPAPPIGPALGQHGVNIQGFCKEFNEKTQDKKGEIVPVVISIYEDRSFTFIMKTPPVPELIKKAAGIAKGSAKPLQDKVGKITKAQVRQIAEKKMPDLNCHTVEAAMKMVEGTARNMGVTVEG; this comes from the coding sequence ATGGCTAAAAAACTACTCACACAGATCAAATTGCAGATCCCGGGCGGAGCTGCCAACCCGGCGCCTCCAATCGGTCCGGCTTTGGGCCAGCACGGCGTAAACATCCAGGGCTTTTGCAAGGAATTTAACGAGAAAACCCAGGACAAAAAAGGCGAAATAGTACCGGTGGTTATTTCAATCTATGAAGACAGAAGTTTCACTTTCATAATGAAAACCCCGCCGGTGCCGGAATTGATTAAGAAAGCAGCTGGAATCGCCAAAGGTTCGGCCAAGCCGTTACAAGATAAGGTTGGCAAAATCACCAAGGCCCAGGTTCGTCAGATTGCCGAAAAGAAAATGCCTGACTTAAACTGCCACACGGTTGAAGCGGCAATGAAGATGGTGGAAGGCACGGCCAGAAATATGGGTGTGACGGTGGAAGGTTAA
- a CDS encoding sugar phosphate nucleotidyltransferase: MNAIILCGGLSTRLKDITKSIPKILLDIKGRTVLDWQLEKLKKVGINEVVLAAGHLSDVLQTMVGEERLGVKLIYAIEPERLGTGGAIKYAWSYTPHQADPVIILNGDILTHIDLGDMIGKLKPESEGLVLGSKVDDAFTYGTLEFDAKDNHLKQFKEKAGLHEPGYINGGFYIFNKSAKQYFPNQNAFSIEYDVFPFMKDLFVYPSDEPWIDIGVPERLEWAKNNWTQS, encoded by the coding sequence ATGAACGCAATCATTCTTTGCGGCGGTTTGTCCACGCGCTTAAAAGACATCACCAAAAGCATTCCGAAAATCTTGCTTGATATAAAAGGCCGGACGGTTTTGGATTGGCAACTGGAGAAATTAAAAAAAGTCGGGATTAACGAGGTGGTTTTGGCGGCCGGACACCTGTCGGATGTTTTGCAAACCATGGTGGGCGAAGAGCGGCTGGGTGTGAAATTGATCTACGCCATTGAACCGGAACGGCTCGGCACCGGCGGCGCCATAAAATATGCCTGGAGTTATACACCGCACCAAGCTGACCCGGTTATTATTTTAAACGGCGACATTCTCACGCACATTGATTTGGGCGACATGATCGGCAAATTAAAACCGGAAAGCGAAGGTTTGGTTTTGGGATCAAAAGTTGACGATGCTTTTACCTATGGCACTTTGGAGTTTGATGCCAAAGATAATCACCTGAAGCAGTTTAAGGAAAAAGCCGGTTTGCATGAACCGGGCTACATCAACGGCGGTTTTTATATTTTCAATAAATCCGCCAAACAGTATTTTCCCAATCAAAACGCCTTTAGCATTGAATATGACGTTTTTCCGTTTATGAAAGATCTGTTCGTATATCCGTCGGATGAACCGTGGATTGACATCGGCGTGCCGGAGCGTCTGGAGTGGGCCAAAAATAATTGGACTCAAAGTTAA
- the rodA gene encoding rod shape-determining protein RodA, whose product MLNLGKFSPRSFDWKLFVSVLLLILIGLSAIYSVDLSRGSGLVDFKKQLLAFGVGLVLLTLVSMIQYKVWQYSAKWFFLAALLLLIAVLFFGSTIRGTRGWFAFTGFSFQPVEVAKIGIILMLAYIISKFGRRFERPLFFFGTLVITLALIFLVMLQPDLGSAVLLGAIWFGLMWAVGSRRLFLILLVSVIMALGVSGWFFFLKDYQKDRITTFINPSRDPLGSGYNITQSTIAIGAGKLFGRGLGFGSQSQMKFLPEAQTDFIFSVIGEELGLAGVCLLLVLFGIIFWRLIVLIRSAEDDFVSAAATGILILFFVQFITNVAATIGLLPITGVTLPFVSYGGSSLIINLFLVGLLESMQVKKY is encoded by the coding sequence ATGTTAAACCTGGGCAAGTTTTCCCCGCGCAGTTTTGACTGGAAACTTTTTGTTTCGGTTCTGCTTTTAATTCTGATCGGGCTCTCTGCAATCTACAGCGTTGATCTTTCCCGCGGTTCCGGTCTGGTTGATTTTAAAAAACAATTACTCGCCTTCGGAGTTGGTTTGGTTTTGCTCACACTGGTAAGCATGATCCAATACAAGGTGTGGCAATATTCGGCCAAATGGTTTTTTTTGGCCGCGCTTTTACTTTTGATTGCAGTTTTATTTTTCGGTTCTACCATCCGCGGCACGCGCGGCTGGTTTGCTTTTACCGGCTTTTCTTTTCAGCCGGTTGAGGTGGCAAAAATCGGAATTATTTTAATGCTCGCTTATATTATTTCAAAATTCGGACGGCGTTTTGAGCGGCCCCTGTTTTTTTTCGGCACTTTGGTCATCACTCTGGCGCTGATTTTTTTGGTAATGCTTCAGCCGGATTTGGGCTCGGCGGTTCTCCTGGGCGCGATTTGGTTCGGCCTGATGTGGGCGGTCGGTAGCCGGCGTCTTTTTTTAATTTTATTGGTGTCGGTAATTATGGCTCTTGGTGTCAGCGGCTGGTTTTTCTTTTTGAAAGATTATCAGAAAGACCGCATCACCACTTTTATCAATCCGAGCAGGGATCCGCTCGGATCCGGATACAACATAACTCAATCCACGATTGCCATCGGCGCCGGCAAATTATTTGGCCGCGGTTTGGGTTTTGGCTCGCAAAGCCAGATGAAATTTTTGCCGGAAGCGCAAACCGACTTCATATTTTCCGTAATCGGCGAGGAACTTGGTTTGGCCGGAGTGTGTCTGCTCTTGGTTTTATTCGGCATCATTTTTTGGCGGTTGATTGTTTTGATCAGAAGCGCTGAAGATGACTTTGTTTCAGCGGCCGCCACCGGCATTTTGATATTGTTTTTTGTCCAATTTATAACCAATGTCGCCGCAACCATCGGTCTTTTGCCAATCACCGGCGTCACCTTGCCTTTTGTCAGCTATGGCGGCTCATCGCTGATTATTAACCTGTTTTTGGTGGGACTACTGGAAAGCATGCAGGTTAAAAAGTATTAA
- a CDS encoding NUDIX hydrolase, which translates to MTVEVRFLPVITVIDEGAGVGQYERIPDQLFEPIKLLMPIYVVDIVGVNKAAKLFYLATRRCQPRRGAWWFGGRAGKDELPKNAAIRKLNEELGLAVSPDRLEMVAAVFHYINEPGSLATQPALQFAFELTPEELASIKLDPGEYDVQLGVAAYDRERLVAESVHETVIAMYDAMFP; encoded by the coding sequence ATGACAGTCGAGGTTAGGTTTCTGCCGGTCATAACAGTGATCGACGAAGGGGCCGGTGTCGGCCAGTACGAACGGATTCCGGACCAGCTTTTTGAGCCAATCAAGTTGCTCATGCCGATCTACGTTGTCGACATCGTCGGCGTGAACAAGGCGGCCAAGCTTTTCTACCTGGCCACGCGACGGTGCCAGCCCCGGCGCGGAGCGTGGTGGTTCGGCGGGCGGGCGGGGAAGGATGAGCTCCCCAAGAACGCGGCCATCCGCAAGCTGAACGAGGAGCTTGGTCTCGCGGTCTCGCCCGACCGGCTCGAGATGGTGGCCGCAGTTTTTCACTACATCAACGAGCCGGGCTCACTGGCCACCCAACCAGCACTCCAGTTCGCCTTCGAGTTGACGCCGGAGGAGCTCGCCAGCATCAAGCTCGATCCGGGCGAATACGACGTCCAGCTGGGAGTCGCGGCCTACGATCGCGAGCGTCTCGTGGCCGAGAGCGTCCATGAGACGGTCATCGCGATGTACGACGCGATGTTCCCGTAG
- the prmC gene encoding peptide chain release factor N(5)-glutamine methyltransferase, with product MSDNLDLDLLRAHSTLKNREFLYTHPEYKPNFWQRLKFRYFLFKYHRGYAVATITKHKEFFGLDFYVDKNVLIPRPETELLVENAIDKCRKNPGAVLIDVGTGSGCIPISILKSIAPANTKVYAIDISKSALRVAKINAIQHGVKINFMHSDLLKSLPDFDQSHRLIITANLPYLTREQFNREPSIKKEPKIALIADNTNGLAIYENLLRQIRQLKNHITVFLEIDPAQADKIPELIKKYLPQAEFEIKKDLSGLDRTVIIKN from the coding sequence ATGTCAGATAATTTAGATCTTGATTTGCTGCGCGCCCACAGTACCCTCAAAAACCGGGAATTTTTATATACCCATCCGGAATATAAGCCGAATTTTTGGCAGAGATTAAAATTTAGATATTTTTTATTTAAATATCACCGGGGTTATGCTGTGGCAACGATTACAAAACATAAAGAATTTTTCGGTCTTGATTTTTATGTGGATAAAAATGTTTTAATCCCCCGGCCGGAGACGGAACTCTTGGTGGAAAATGCGATTGATAAATGCCGAAAAAATCCCGGAGCGGTTTTAATTGATGTAGGTACCGGCAGCGGCTGTATTCCGATTTCAATTTTAAAATCTATTGCGCCGGCAAACACCAAGGTTTACGCCATTGATATTTCTAAATCAGCCCTGCGCGTGGCCAAAATAAACGCCATTCAACATGGCGTAAAAATAAACTTCATGCACAGTGATTTGCTTAAATCACTGCCTGATTTTGATCAATCCCATCGCTTAATCATCACCGCCAATCTCCCCTACCTTACCCGGGAACAATTCAACCGCGAGCCCTCAATTAAAAAAGAACCAAAAATCGCTTTAATCGCAGACAACACAAACGGTCTGGCAATTTATGAAAACCTTTTACGACAAATCCGGCAACTAAAGAATCACATTACTGTATTTTTGGAAATTGACCCGGCCCAGGCAGACAAAATTCCGGAACTTATAAAAAAATACCTGCCCCAAGCCGAATTTGAGATAAAAAAAGACCTGTCCGGGCTGGACAGGACTGTGATTATAAAAAATTAA
- a CDS encoding 50S ribosomal protein L25, whose amino-acid sequence MTFKLTANERTEKGEKVRSKTVIPAVVYGAGSESVSLALNYEDFAKLYKEAGEASLVDLSIGSKNEGKVLIHDIQYDPVTDRIIHVDLRRIDMNKAMTATVELRFTSESPAIKEQGGTLVHNIDEVEVTCLPQDLVSHIDVDLSILKTFDDAIKVKDLNVPKGITITSPHAEDLVVKAAPALTEEEIKAMEEAAKPADLSAIEVSGKKPEEGEEGEAAAAEGEAGKAEAGKAAPESVAKEEKKKE is encoded by the coding sequence ATGACCTTTAAATTAACTGCAAACGAGAGAACTGAAAAAGGAGAAAAAGTGAGAAGCAAGACCGTAATTCCGGCCGTGGTTTATGGCGCCGGTTCCGAGTCCGTTTCTTTGGCATTGAACTATGAAGATTTTGCCAAATTATACAAAGAGGCCGGCGAGGCCAGCTTGGTTGATTTGTCAATCGGTTCAAAAAATGAAGGCAAGGTTTTGATCCACGATATTCAATATGATCCGGTGACAGACAGAATCATCCATGTTGATTTGCGCCGCATTGATATGAATAAAGCCATGACCGCCACGGTTGAACTGCGCTTTACCAGCGAGTCGCCGGCTATCAAAGAGCAGGGTGGTACCTTGGTGCATAACATTGATGAGGTAGAGGTAACCTGTTTGCCGCAAGATTTGGTTTCCCACATTGATGTTGATTTGTCTATTTTGAAAACATTTGATGACGCGATTAAAGTAAAGGACTTGAATGTGCCGAAGGGCATTACCATCACCAGCCCGCACGCTGAAGACCTGGTTGTCAAAGCGGCTCCGGCTTTGACCGAAGAAGAAATCAAGGCCATGGAAGAAGCCGCCAAGCCGGCTGACTTGTCTGCCATTGAAGTATCCGGCAAGAAACCGGAAGAGGGCGAGGAAGGTGAAGCTGCTGCGGCAGAGGGCGAGGCGGGCAAAGCCGAAGCTGGCAAAGCCGCCCCGGAGTCAGTTGCGAAAGAAGAAAAGAAAAAAGAATAA
- the gyrB gene encoding DNA topoisomerase (ATP-hydrolyzing) subunit B, which produces MPIKRVQRGRIEEKKSTPAPKKAAPKSAPKKELKKPDGGYSAKNITVLEGLEAVRRRPGMYIGSTGPVGLHHLIWEVVDNSIDEAMAGFCNQIDITLLPDHIVEVKDNGRGIPVDIHPQMKVSALEVVMTKLHAGGKFDSDSYKVSGGLHGVGVSVVNALSSYTKAEVHHDGKIWVQEYHIGNPIKKVHQIGTCKDRGTIITFKADDTIFETLDYEWKTIVDHVRQMAYLSKGIRISIADKRSPAEKETDKTSINYPNLSYQFYFEGGIASYVRHLNQNKEIKNETIFYVEKEYEGTKVEIALQYSEEYTESLFAFTNNIFNLEGGTHVAGFRTALTRSLNTYARNKNILKEKDANLTGEDVREGLNTIISVKVKEPQFEGQTKAKLGNTEVKTAVETIMNDEFLIYLEEHPKDAEAIIGKCVLAAKARNAAKIARDTILRKGALEGFTLPGKLADCSSRNAEDSELFIVEGDSAGGSAKQGRNREHQAILPLRGKVLNVERARLDKILTNNELKSLIIALGTNIGEQFDIAKLRYHRIIIMTDADVDGSHIRTLLLTFFYRYFPALITGGHILIAQPPLYGIKYGKNLQYAFNDEDREKILKDLQTSVTKEKGKAKIEKVEPVEGETTSEEGEGGDEVQALQIGGVRVNIQRYKGLGEMDAEQLWDTTMDPAHRLMKRVTVDDAEKANEMFEILMGDEVEPRKKFIQTHAKQVQNLDI; this is translated from the coding sequence ATGCCTATTAAACGAGTTCAAAGGGGAAGAATTGAAGAAAAAAAGTCCACACCAGCGCCAAAAAAAGCGGCACCAAAATCGGCTCCTAAAAAAGAATTAAAAAAACCAGACGGCGGTTACAGCGCCAAAAACATTACTGTCCTCGAAGGATTGGAAGCAGTCCGCCGTAGGCCGGGCATGTATATCGGTTCAACCGGACCGGTTGGTTTGCATCATCTTATCTGGGAAGTGGTTGATAACTCCATTGATGAAGCCATGGCCGGATTTTGTAACCAGATTGACATTACCCTCTTGCCGGATCACATAGTTGAAGTCAAAGATAACGGCCGCGGCATTCCGGTTGACATTCATCCGCAGATGAAAGTCAGCGCTTTGGAAGTCGTCATGACCAAACTTCATGCCGGCGGAAAATTTGATTCCGACAGTTATAAGGTCTCCGGCGGTTTGCACGGCGTGGGCGTGTCAGTAGTAAACGCTTTATCTTCTTATACCAAAGCCGAGGTTCACCACGACGGCAAAATTTGGGTGCAGGAATATCACATCGGCAATCCGATTAAAAAAGTTCACCAGATTGGCACCTGCAAAGATCGCGGTACCATTATAACCTTCAAAGCCGATGATACAATTTTTGAGACCCTGGATTATGAATGGAAAACAATTGTTGACCATGTCCGCCAAATGGCTTATTTGTCCAAGGGCATCAGAATCAGCATAGCCGACAAACGCAGCCCGGCAGAAAAAGAAACTGATAAAACTTCCATCAATTACCCGAACCTAAGTTATCAATTTTATTTTGAAGGCGGCATCGCTTCCTACGTCCGCCACTTGAACCAAAATAAAGAAATCAAAAACGAGACCATATTTTATGTTGAAAAAGAATATGAAGGCACAAAAGTAGAAATCGCCCTACAGTATAGCGAGGAATATACCGAATCTCTCTTCGCCTTTACCAATAACATATTCAACCTTGAAGGCGGCACGCACGTGGCCGGATTTAGAACCGCTCTCACCCGCAGTTTGAACACTTACGCGCGCAATAAAAATATTTTAAAAGAAAAAGATGCGAATCTGACCGGCGAAGACGTGCGCGAGGGTTTAAATACTATCATTTCCGTAAAAGTGAAAGAACCGCAGTTTGAAGGCCAGACCAAAGCCAAGCTGGGAAACACCGAGGTTAAAACCGCGGTGGAGACAATAATGAATGATGAATTCTTGATTTATTTGGAAGAACATCCAAAAGACGCCGAAGCCATTATCGGAAAATGCGTGTTGGCGGCTAAAGCCCGCAATGCGGCCAAGATCGCCCGCGATACCATTTTGCGCAAAGGCGCTTTGGAGGGCTTCACTCTGCCGGGCAAGTTAGCCGACTGCAGCAGCCGCAACGCTGAGGACTCGGAATTGTTTATTGTTGAGGGCGACTCGGCCGGCGGCAGCGCCAAACAAGGACGCAACCGCGAGCACCAAGCCATCTTGCCCTTGCGCGGAAAAGTTTTGAATGTTGAACGCGCCCGCTTGGACAAAATTTTAACCAACAATGAATTAAAATCTTTAATCATTGCCTTGGGCACAAACATCGGCGAACAGTTTGACATCGCCAAGCTCCGCTATCACCGAATCATAATTATGACCGATGCTGATGTGGATGGTTCGCACATCCGCACCCTGCTTCTAACTTTCTTCTACAGATACTTCCCCGCTCTAATCACCGGCGGACATATTTTGATCGCCCAGCCGCCGCTTTACGGCATTAAGTATGGAAAAAATTTACAGTACGCGTTTAATGATGAAGATCGGGAAAAAATCTTAAAAGATCTGCAAACCTCTGTGACAAAAGAAAAGGGCAAAGCCAAAATTGAGAAAGTTGAACCGGTTGAGGGTGAGACCACGTCTGAAGAGGGTGAAGGCGGTGATGAAGTCCAGGCCCTGCAAATCGGCGGTGTAAGAGTAAACATCCAGCGCTACAAAGGTTTGGGAGAAATGGATGCCGAACAGCTTTGGGATACCACTATGGATCCGGCTCACCGGTTGATGAAGCGCGTGACGGTTGATGACGCGGAGAAAGCCAATGAAATGTTTGAGATTTTAATGGGCGATGAGGTTGAACCGCGCAAAAAATTCATCCAGACCCATGCCAAACAAGTGCAGAACCTGGATATTTAA